CCGCTTGACGAAGCGCGCGGTCCGGTAGATGTCCCACACCCACGCGTCCTCGAGCAGGATCTCGAAGAACACCTCCCCGCCCTCGCTGCGGGCCTTGAGGTCCACGGAGTTGGCCAGGTAGAAGCGGCGCTCGGTCTCGACCACGTACCGGAACAGCCCGACCACGTCGCGGTACTCGCGGTAGAGCTGCAGCTCCATCTCCGCTTCGTAGTTCTCGAGTTCGTCGCCGCTCATGCCGTCCATTCTGCCCCCAGCTCCCCGGTGGCCCCGTCCCATGACAGCGCCGACTGGCCGGGGACGGGCATCCGTGCCGTTCCCCGGCCCGGATCCGCGGGGGCCGCGGTGCCGGGGGCCTCGGCCCCGGGCAGCAGCCGCCAGCTGAGCCGGTGGTGCGGGCTCGGCCCGCGCTCCACGAGGGCCCGCCGGTGGGCGGCGGCGCCGTAGCCCTTGTTGCCGTCCCAGCCGTACGCGGGGTGCTCCGCGGCGAGCCGGGTCATCAGCGCGTCCCGCTCCACCTTCGCCAGGATCGAGGCGGCCGCCACGGTGGCGCAGCGCGCATCGGCCTTGACCTGCAGGTGGACCCGTCCCGGGCCGGCGGCCAGGCCGGCGCACTCCGGCCGCGGCGCGCGCGGCAGCCAGTCGTCGCGGCCGTCCAGCACGAGCGCGTCCGGCTGGGCCCCCAGCGCCGTGACCACCTCGTGCCAGGCCCGGCGCCCGGCGAGGGCGAGGGCACCAGAGATCCCGTACCGGTCGATCTCCCCGGGCGCGGCGTGGCCGACGGCGGCCGCGGCACCCCACGCCAGCACCTCCGGGACCAGCGCCTCGCGGCGGGCCGGGCTGAGCGCCTTGGAGTCGCGCACCGCCGGGACGGGGCCGGCGTCGGGAAGGCGGACGACGACGACGCCGACGCTCACGGGGCCGGCCAGCGCGCCCCGGCCGACCTCGTCCATGCCGGCCACGAGCGCGCCGCCCTGCGGCCGGCCGGCCACGAGGGAGGCCTCGAGGTCGAGCCCGGGCAGCGGGGCCGGCGTCCGGCGGGCGGCCGAGCGGCGGGTCCGGGCCGGTGCCGGGGTGCTCATCCGGCGCCGGCTCCCGCTGCGCGCGCCGCCGCCGGGTCCGGCACGTCCGCGAACGCCTCGCGGTCCCCGCCGGCATCGCCCCAGCGGGAGACGGGCCAGGCGATGACCTCCGCGCGGCCGGTGACGTCGTCCAGGTCGATGAAGCCCCCGCCCGGGCCGTCCCGGTGCATGCGGGAGTCCGCGGAGGCGTCCCGGTGGTCGCCCATGACCCACACGTGGCCCTCCGGGACGGTGACGGTGAAGGGGATGTCCGAGGGCGCCGAACCGGGGTGCAGGTAGGGCTCGTCCACGGGCTCGCCGTTGACGACGACGCGCCCGTCGGCCGAGCAGCACTCGACCGTGTCCCCGGGCATCCCGATGATCCGCTTGACGAGGTGCTGCTCGGAGGAGTCCGGCAGCAGCCCGATGAACTCGAGGGCCTGCTGGGCCCCGTTCGCCGGCTGGGGCGCGGGCTCGCCGAGCCAGCCCTTGGTGTCCTGGAAGACGATGACGTCGCCGCGGTCCACCCCGAACGGGCCGGGCACCAGCAGGTTGACGAAGATCCGGTCGTTCACCTGCAGGGTCTGCTCCATGGACCCGGAGGGGATGTAGTAGGCACGGAAGAGGAACGTCTTGACCAGGAACGAGGCCAGGATGGTGATGAGGACGATCAGGACGATCTCGCGCACCGCGAGCCACGCGCGGCGGCCGACGGAGGGCCGGGCCGCGGGGCGGGCGGCGGCGGGTGCCGCGGCGGGGGTCCCGGTCGGCGCGGGGGCCGCCGGGTCGCCGGTCGCGCCCGCCGTCCCGCCCCCCTCGAGGGTGGCGCGGGTGTCCTCGGGGCCGTCCGGGGCGTCCTGCGCCCGCCGGGTGTACTCCTGGCCCATCTCGCCGTCCTCTCCGCTGGTCCGGCTGTCCACTCTACCGCCCGCCCGGCTCGATCGCCGTCCGGCGGCCGGGCGGCCAGGCGATGGACTGCACGCGGCCGATGACCTTCGACTCCGGGACCATCCCGCCGCCCGGGGCGCCGAGCAGCGACCGGGAGTCCACCGAGGCGTGCCGGTTGTCCCCCAGCAGGAACAGCCGGCCCCCGGGCACCTCGGCCGTGAACTCCACCCGGGAGGCCGGCGGCGGGCCGGCGAGGTAGTCCTCGGCGACCTCCTCGCCGTCGACCTCGAGCAGGCCCTCCGGCGAGCAGCAGGAGACGGTGTCCCCGCCCACCCCGGCCACGCGCTTGACGTAGGCCGTCGTGTCCGGCGCCAGCCCGAGCCACTGCAGGGCCTCCTCGGTGCCGCGCAGCACGGCCGGCCGGCCGTCGTAGGGCGCGAAGCTGCCCTCGCCGTCCACGACGACGAGGTCCCCGCGCGCCACGGGGACGTGGTCGTAGGCGTGACGGTCCACGCTGATGCGGTCCCCCGCCTGCAGCAGTGGCTCCATGGACCCCGAGGGGACGAGGTACAGGTCCGCCACGGTGCTGCGCAGCACCGCGGAGGCCAGCAGCGCCAGCACGACGACGGCGCCCACCGCCGCGGCGCCGACCGGCACCCTGCGCCGGCCCGGTTCCCGGGTACGCGAAGGGCGCCGGTCCCCCGCGGGGGACCGGCGCCCGGTGCGGCCTGGGCCGGGCTCGACCGTCAGGTCAGGCCTTCTTGGCGCCCTTGGCGCCCTTGCCCGTGGTGGTGAAGTCGCGCTTCTCCTTGATCTTGGCGGCCTTGCCGTGGCGGTCGCGCATGTAGTACAGCTTGGCGCGGCGCACGTCACCACGGGTGACGAGCTCGATCTTGTCGATGACCGGGGAGTTCACCGGGAAGGTGCGCTCCACGCCGACGCCGAAGGAGACCTTGCGGACGCGGAAGGTCTCGCGCACGCCGTGGCCCTGGCGGCCCATGACGAAGCCCTGGAAGACCTGGACGCGGGCGGTCTTGCCCTCGACGATGTTCACGTGCACCTTGACGGTGTCGCCGGGACGGAAGTCGGGGACGTCGGTGCGCAGCGAGGCGGCATCGAGGGAGTCGAGGATATGCATGCTGGTACTCCTGGTGGACGCCACAGGTCATCCACGTGGTCGGTGGCACGCCGGCCGGTGCTCCGGGAGCGGAGCGTCGGGATGGGCGTGCCCGGGCTGGGGACCGGTCCGCCCGTGGCGGGCGCCGGCTGGCCACACTGTCGGCATCCGCCCCCTGTGGCAGGTCGGATGTCCAGTTGACACAGCGGTCCATTATGCCAGATCACCCGGGGCGCTGCCAGCCGGGGGGCCTCAGTCGGCGGCGGGGTCCGGGAGCAGGTCCGGGCGGCGCCGGCGCGTGCGCTCGAGCTGCTGCTCGCGGCGCCACGCGGCCACCCGGCCGTGGTCACCGGAGAGCAGCACGTCCGGCACCTCGTGCCCCCGCCAGGAGGAGGGCTTCGTGTACACGGGGTACTCCAGCAGCCCGTCGCTGTGGGACTCCTCGACGAGGGACTCGGGATTGCCCACGACGCCGGGCACGAGCCGGCCGATCGCCTCGATCATCGCCAGCGCGGCCACCTCGCCGCCGTTGAGGACGTAGTCCCCGAGCGAGACGAGCCGCACCTCGAAGAGCTCCCGCGCCCAGTGGAACAGCCGCTCGTCGATCCCCTCGTACCGCCCGCAGGCCACCACGAGGTGGTCGGCGGCGGACAGCTCCTGGGCCACGGACTGGCGGAACAGCTCGCCCGAGGGCGTGGGCACGAGCAGGACGGGGCGGCCGAGGCCGGCCGAGCGGCCGGCCTCGGCGATGGACTCCAGGGCCAGCGCCCACGGCTCCGGCTTCATGACCATCCCCGCGCCGCCGCCGTACGGGGTGTCGTCCACCGTGCGGTGCCGGTCGACGGTGTGGTCGCGCAGGTCGTGGACGTGGATCTCCAGCAGCCCGTCACGGCGGGCCTTGCCGATGAGCGAGACGTCGAGGGCCGAGAGGTACTCGGGGAAGATGGTGACGACGTCGATCCTCACGCCCGGCCGTCCTCCGGCTCGTTCAGGCCCAGCAGGCCGGGCGGCGGGTCGAGGGTGACGGTGCCGGCCTCGAGGTCCACCGCGGGGACGATCTCCTCGACGAACGGCACGAGCGCCTCGGTCCCGGAGTCCAGGCCCACCTCCAGCAGGTCCTGCACCTCGCCGGTGACCAGGCCGGTCACGGCCCCGACGCGTTCCCCGTCCACCAGGACGGCCAGCCCGACGAGGTCCTCCTCGTACCAGCCCTCGTCCT
This genomic window from Citricoccus sp. SGAir0253 contains:
- a CDS encoding DUF2469 domain-containing protein, with protein sequence MSGDELENYEAEMELQLYREYRDVVGLFRYVVETERRFYLANSVDLKARSEGGEVFFEILLEDAWVWDIYRTARFVKRVRVLSFKDVNVEELPQRDDLQLPQDGPALG
- a CDS encoding ribonuclease HII, giving the protein MSTPAPARTRRSAARRTPAPLPGLDLEASLVAGRPQGGALVAGMDEVGRGALAGPVSVGVVVVRLPDAGPVPAVRDSKALSPARREALVPEVLAWGAAAAVGHAAPGEIDRYGISGALALAGRRAWHEVVTALGAQPDALVLDGRDDWLPRAPRPECAGLAAGPGRVHLQVKADARCATVAAASILAKVERDALMTRLAAEHPAYGWDGNKGYGAAAHRRALVERGPSPHHRLSWRLLPGAEAPGTAAPADPGRGTARMPVPGQSALSWDGATGELGAEWTA
- the lepB gene encoding signal peptidase I, translated to MGQEYTRRAQDAPDGPEDTRATLEGGGTAGATGDPAAPAPTGTPAAAPAAARPAARPSVGRRAWLAVREIVLIVLITILASFLVKTFLFRAYYIPSGSMEQTLQVNDRIFVNLLVPGPFGVDRGDVIVFQDTKGWLGEPAPQPANGAQQALEFIGLLPDSSEQHLVKRIIGMPGDTVECCSADGRVVVNGEPVDEPYLHPGSAPSDIPFTVTVPEGHVWVMGDHRDASADSRMHRDGPGGGFIDLDDVTGRAEVIAWPVSRWGDAGGDREAFADVPDPAAARAAGAGAG
- the lepB gene encoding signal peptidase I, whose translation is MPVGAAAVGAVVVLALLASAVLRSTVADLYLVPSGSMEPLLQAGDRISVDRHAYDHVPVARGDLVVVDGEGSFAPYDGRPAVLRGTEEALQWLGLAPDTTAYVKRVAGVGGDTVSCCSPEGLLEVDGEEVAEDYLAGPPPASRVEFTAEVPGGRLFLLGDNRHASVDSRSLLGAPGGGMVPESKVIGRVQSIAWPPGRRTAIEPGGR
- the rplS gene encoding 50S ribosomal protein L19, producing the protein MHILDSLDAASLRTDVPDFRPGDTVKVHVNIVEGKTARVQVFQGFVMGRQGHGVRETFRVRKVSFGVGVERTFPVNSPVIDKIELVTRGDVRRAKLYYMRDRHGKAAKIKEKRDFTTTGKGAKGAKKA
- the trmD gene encoding tRNA (guanosine(37)-N1)-methyltransferase TrmD; its protein translation is MRIDVVTIFPEYLSALDVSLIGKARRDGLLEIHVHDLRDHTVDRHRTVDDTPYGGGAGMVMKPEPWALALESIAEAGRSAGLGRPVLLVPTPSGELFRQSVAQELSAADHLVVACGRYEGIDERLFHWARELFEVRLVSLGDYVLNGGEVAALAMIEAIGRLVPGVVGNPESLVEESHSDGLLEYPVYTKPSSWRGHEVPDVLLSGDHGRVAAWRREQQLERTRRRRPDLLPDPAAD